The genome window TGAATGGCCACTAACAATTATCATTGTCCCACATAATTTCATTTGGTTGAATGCAAGCGTGACACCATCAGTACGTGGCGCGTGTGAAGTACTTCGTGAAAGAACGCAAGTCTCGTAGGgatgggaagaaaaaaaaaacattgaagaaAGGGAAAAAGTACATACATGTATGCACACATATACCTCATTCACGGAGTTGTACATTTCCCAGTACAATTCGATTCGCTGGAAATTGTCTGTGCGTGTCTCAAAGTCCACAACTTGTGGAATGCTGATACATTCTGTCCTTAtctttgtattttatttaaattctcgTGTCCTTCCTGGCCCTCATTCTTTTTCACCTGCTTCAGCTGACGATTATTCTCACCTGTTTGATGGGAAACCACAATAGTAGTCATAAAGATTCATATGTGCATTTTACAGTGGAATCTCAACGAGACTCGAATTCTAACTCAAATTATCCAGTAAATAGCGAtccatttgaatttattccgagAAAATACACTTTTCCATGTCATTGGCGAATGAATTAGAATATTCAGCAGTCCAGTCATGCATGGGAAATCTTTGCAGTTGTTGGCTTATTCTTGGAACAAGTGTTAGAAGTTGAAGGCTTAATATTGTCTCGGCTAAATTCGTGCAGCAAATAATCTCACAAATTAATTAGTCGATAAACATGTTCTCGACGTTTTTGAAAGGATGAGTTTGACAATCAAGAGGATGGCGATTCTGAACAATTGGGATGATGAATAACGCCAGTGACACTTTAATTTCCAGAAATTCTCCAGACAAAAcagtacaaaaaaatatggatgAAAAGGGGGGTTCTCTGTTGTAATCAAAGCCCATTATACGAGGGCTTTTGCACACGAGGGTGTTAACGAGAATGGGGATAACGCCTGGACCATATGACGCTCTTTGACTTTAATTCTCTGTCACTTTTTTCCCCTATATCAATTCTCCGGGGGTGGCTCACTGGCAATTACAAGTGATAAACGATTTTACCGAACTATAGATTCTATTCAGTGAACATTATTCCTCGTACTCGGAATTAATCTCGAATCTTCTCGGGATTTCATTGTTTTCTTCTCATTtcacaaaaatattgagtGTAGGGTGAATAGTCTAGTTATGGAAGTATCAAGGCCCCTCGGAGGGTCGGACAATGGCTTGAAGAACTGTTGtttgagaaaatattaaaagttTCAAGCTTTCGAATGACTCCATAGCTACTCCCTAGCCTCTTGACAGGCACACACATGCCCCCGAATGTCtatagaaaaataaacaatattttttttcaatcgattcaAGAGATAGATCGAGCAATCTGGCAAAATAATAAAGCGTTCCGTTAATTCTGGAGCTGGAGGGGACGGTCATGAAGTGGCCTCTTCACCCGATTATATGACTCAAAAAATGAAGGCATTTATAGGGGTTTTGGTTTTGTAGTAGCAACAATAGCGCTAAAGAAAGAGAatgtttgaatttcttcaaatAATGACGCAATTATTTCTGTTTACAGCGCCAGTATACGACGAGGATGCCACACAAGTTGCCGAGTACGAAAGCTGTAAGTTTACCTAggcgttgaataaaaaaaactaaaatgatAGACCGTATAAAATCGAAAAGATCCCCATAACTCTCCTTCAAGTCATTGACCGTCAATAGAATTGTGTTTTTGTGCCATTAAGATTCTTCCACTGCCACAATAGtagtaaaataattatgaaaaatattctcaacaaTTGCTTTTCACGGGGACAATTCCAAGAATCATATAATAAAATGGAATATTATTTCTGACAGCTGCTACTGGATGTTATTATAACTTTCAACATTACGAGGAAGGCGAGAGAATACTTACGAATGAGCCATGCTTGAATTGCACGTGTCACAATCGAATGTTGATGTGTTATCTACGTGTTTGTCCATTTACCAAGGCCATAGGTCAGGATTGTACCGTGGAGAAACGTCCGGATCAGTGTTGTCCAGTGATAACATGTCCAGAAGTTCCCGTACAATTATTGACCTCCACCACCAGTGCACCATCAACGGACTCAACTGAAATTGGATTTCCCGATACTTATGGATGCAGTGTTGATAATAAATTCTACGCCGATGGTGCACAATTACCCACTGATTCTAATAATCCCTGCGAGCTTTGCTACTGTATCAGAAATAAAACTACTTGTCTCATGCAAGACTGCACACTCAAGGTCTCGGGCTGTGAGCCAGTTTATCATCCAGGAATTTGTTGTCCAGTCAAATACAATTGCGGTAAGTGACCCCCGAAATGGCACGTGATAACTGAGTTTCGCGATCTAGGAAGATATGCGATCTTGAGACAAAATTGATACTATGAACATGCACTTGACCATACGCTTGGGTCAACagcagaaattaattaaacaaaatatgTCGATTATTCAATTGGACTGTTGTTCAAAGACATTTCTCTTCcggtatatttttatttagattcgaaatgaaaaattggtcGAAAGAACATTCATCGTGAATTAATTCTTACCTGTCCTATGAgtctaataattaattgatcttCAGAATACGACGAATTTGGAGCACCTCTAACCCAAACTCCTGGCTTGATAATGACTACGACCATGGCCCCTGGACTTGGTGCACCTCAGTGTTTCCACAAAGGCAGAGTTTACGACGACGGTGACTCTATTCTCTCAACGGAGCCCTGCCAACAGTGCTACTGTCTCCGCGGTGATATTGCTTGTGCGGTTCGAGAATGTGGAAGTCCAATGCAGACTCATGGAAAGAATTGCACTGCTCTACCACCACCCGAAGGCGAATGCTGCCCAACCACGTACGAATGCGGTAAgagaatcaattttatttcatatcaATTTCCACTCGAGATAACCACTTTTCGTTTTATAATTCTCGTATTCGGTCATTTTATATCATCTCATCATCGCATCATATCGATGGATCGAAATACTAGTGGAAATCGATTTCAACGGTTTCTAGCCCGCACTGATATGAATTTTTGAGACTTTTTTCCTGCGGAATCGggctaataaaaaaatagtgggTACTGCGGTTGCACTAGGTCTTCAGCAGTGAAATTTTACGATCGATTTCCCGTTGCAGAGGGCTTCAATGAATTGATAGTGGATGAGGAACAACATCCAGTGACTCCCGATGAGAACGAAATCCAGGCGACACAAGCACCACTGCCAGCCGATAAAGAGGGAGAAGAGCAGAAGCCGGAGGAGATCTTCCCGGGTGCTGACAATGCAATTCCTTCACAAGCTGAGCACACTGAAAGGACCCCTGCCGAAAGTGTCACCCTGCCCGAGGACAATGAAGTCCCGGAGAAGGAGCCAGTTTTGCCGAAAGAGACGACAGAGCCATCAGCTGTGACAGAAGCTGAAGGCCCCTCTACAGATACTGAGCAGAAGACTGAGGCTCCAGAGCTTGAGACCAAGATTGGGGAGGGAGAGGAGCAGACGACTGAGAACGTGCAGAAACCAGAGGAACCTGAAATCGTACAGAAACCAGAGGAGCCTGAGGACGCCCAGAAACCCGAGGAACCTGAAGTCGTGCAAAAACCTGAGGAGCCTGAGCTCGAGCAAAAACCAGAGGAGCCTGAACAAGAAACGACTCATCGTCCCACTCCATCAAGTACAAAGCCAATGATTCCAGCAAGAAAAGACGATCAAATTCCCGAAGAAGAATTCGGAATGACACCCGAGGGAGCTACTGGACCCCCTGAGGAGCAGGCGACCGAGGCCCCTGAATTGGAGCAAGCGACAGAGAAACCTCAGCTGCAGACACCATCGGAGACACCTGATTTAGGTCAGCAAACGGAAACACCTGAAATCCCTGTTGAACCAAAGCCAACCGAGGGACCAATCGAAGAAGACAAGAAGGTGCCTGAAGGTGAAGAGCCAAAGCCTGTTGATTCTAGTGTAACTGTTGGGGAGCCAGAGGTGACTACTGAGGAAGCTAAAGAAGTGGAAGAGAAGAAACCGGAAGAGGGTACCGCAACAGAAGCCGCTGTGACTGAAGGAATCGTAACGAAGACATCCGAGGCCGAGGGCACTTCAACAGAAGAACCGAAAGAAGAGGTGAAGCCAGTGGATGAGGTGAAGCCAATTGAGGAAGAGAAACCGGTCGAACCTGAAGAAAAACCACTCGAGATGACTCCAGCACCGTCGGAGGGAGAGACACCATCTGGTGAACAGATAACAGAGGGACCCGAGGCGGAAACCCCAGAGATACCGACTGAAGGGCCAGTTGGCATATCCGTCTCCCCGAAACTGCCAGAGAGAAAGGCTGAAGATGAAGAGTCAGTGACTGAAATTCATGTAACTGAGGGCTACGATAAGACAGAGGCAGAAAGTCAGGCGCCTGATAGTCTTGTGACTGAAGCTCCAGGGGTCAGCGAGCCAGTCGTACCGGTGGAGGAACATAAACCCGAGGGAGAACAGAAACCTGAAGAAGAAAAACCAGAGGAGGAGCAGAAGCCAGCGGAGCCTGAATCATCGCAAGCCCCTTCGACTGAATCCACTGAAGCATCCGGAGAAACTCCCACGGAGGATATCCAGGGAATACCTTCATCCACTGAAGCTGCTGAGACACCCACAGTGTCCGGAGAAGGCTCGACTGAATCCAGCCAATCGACAGAGTCATCCGCCGAGGAAATGCCGACGAAGGGACTGGAAGTAAGTGGAGAGACCAGTTCCGAAGAGACAAGTTCGGAAATACCAAGTGGAACTCAACCAACAAGCTCCGAGGAAACTTCGTCGGAAGAGGCTGAGGAGCATCCCACTTCCCCCAGCATAGTTAGACAGCCTTCGTCAGCGCAGCCAACAGAACTTCCGAGTGAGATTAGTACCGAGGGCACGACTGCGTCTCCAACTCTAGAGGAACAACAAACTGGACAACCCGAGGGTGTGGGCGAATCTGGAGAACAGGAAAAGACCACTGAAGAGACACCAGTCAGTGAATCGATTCCATCTGAAGAAACAACTGGAACATCGCCCGCTGAAGAGCCTGTCACTGTTCCAACATCTGGCGATGTTTCTGATGTAACATCTGCACCAGCTGGAGAGGGTGAGCCCGTGGAGATGACCGGTGTCCCAGAAACTTCATCCCCTGAAGCGCCAATTGCTGAAGAGAAACCTGAGGCCGGTGAAGAACAAGTGACTGAACTGCCACAGACTCCTGAGGAACCCACTGAAGAGAAGACTGAGGCTCCTGAAACCAAACCTGAAGAAGGAACAATTCAACCGGAGTCATCGATTTCTCCAGAGGAGCCAACCCAGCAATCGATTTCTGATGCGGAGGAGAAGCTTACTACGGAGAGCACAGTTGCACCGGAGTCGGTCAAGCCGACGGAAGGTCCAATTGCCGAAGAGAAACCAACTGTTTCTGATGAACAAGTAACGGAAGTCCCCAGTTTGGAAGACAAATTGACGAAAGGTCCAATTACTATAGAAACAGTAACAGAAGGTGCAATTGGCGAAGAAAAGCCAACGGAAAGCACAATTGCTGAGGAAAAACCGACGGAAGGTCCGACCACTGAAGAGAAGCCAACGGAGGGTCCAATTGTTGAGGAGAAACCAACAGAAGGTCCAACTGTTGAAGAGAAGCCTACGGAAGGCCCAACTATTGAAGAAAAACCGACGGAAGGTTCAATTGCTGAAGAAAAACCAACGGAAGGCGCAATCGTGGAAGAGAAGCCAACAATAGGTCCAGTCACTGAAGAGGAACCGACGGAAGTTCCCATTGTCAAAGAGACATCCACCGATGGGTCACTTGGCGAAGAAAAACCCACCGAAGTTCCAATTTCTGATGAGAAGCCAACAGAAGGTCCAATTACCGAAGAGAAACCAACAGAAGCCCCACTTGCCGAGGAGAAACCGACTGAAGGTCCAATCGCCGAGGAGAAACCGACGGACGGTCCAATTACGGAAGAAGAACCGACGGAAGGTCCAATTGCCAAGGACACACCCACGGAAGGACCAGTTGCAGAGGAGAAACCCACCGAAGGTTCAATTTCTGAAGAGAAACCAACGGAGAGTCCAATTGCTGAGGAGAGACCAACTGAAGGCCCAactgttgaagaaaaaataactgaAGGTCCGATTGTTGAGGAGAAACCAACGGAAGGTCCCATTGCTGAAGAGAAACCAACGGAAGGTCCGATTGCCGAAGAGAAACCAACGGAAGGTCCGATTGCTGAAGAGAAACCAACGGAAGGTCCGATTACTGAGGAGAAACCAACAGAAGGCCCAGTTGTTGAAGAGAAACCCACAGAGGGACCAGCTGTTGAAGAGAAACCAACAGAAGGCCCCGTTGCTGAAGAGAAACCCACAGCAGGCCCAGTTCCTGAAGACCAACCGACAGAAGGATTGCCGGATGAAGAGAAGCCTACGGAAGGTCCCAGTGCTGGAGAGAAGCCAACCGAAGGTCCCATTGCTGAAGAAAAACCAACGGAAGCTCCAGTAGCCGAAGAGAAACCCACGGAAGGTCCACTTGCTGAAGAAAAACCAACGGAAGTTACCACTGCTGAAGAGAAACCAACGGAAGGTCCAATTGCGGAACAGGAACCAACGAAATCAGCCGAAGAACCCGTAACTGAAGGTTCAGGCGAGCCAGAAGAACCCGAGAAGACTTCCGAGATTACTCCTAGTCCAGCTGTCGTCAGTGACCAAGTGACGGAAACAGCTGTGCCCGAGGAAAAACCTGTTCTTGAGGAAAAACCTACTCCATCTGAACAGCCTGCCGAACCATCGACAGAAGGACCGAAACCCATCGAGGAGGGAAGTGTCACCGAAGCTCCTGTTGTGGAAGAGAAGCCCACGGAAGTAGCAGTCCCCGAAGAGAAACCCACAGAATCTAACGAGGTTCCTACTGGCACCCCTGAAGAGAAGCCAGAGGAGCCAGCCCAGACTACCGGAACTGAAGCAGCTGTTCCTGAAGTGACGGAGGGAACACCGTCTGAACAACCAATTGAACAAGAAACCTCTGCGCCCGAACAGAAGCCTGAAGAACCCGAGGCAACGCCATCGGCGCCCGCTCCTGAAGAACCAATCACTCATACCCCTGACGATCAAACTTCCGCTCCACACGAGGATAAAACGGAAACTCCCACTGAGCCACCAACTAAGGCAGTTCCAGAAATTTCAACGGAGCCATCAGCAGTCACTGGAGAAACTAGTGAATTACCCGAGCAGAAACCTGAGATTTCAACCGAAGAAACGACTGATTCCACCTTCGGTGAACCCTCTTCCGCAGCTCCTGAAGAACAACCGAAGGAAGGCGTCTCTCCGGAGGTTGTAACAGAGGCCGCAGCGACCCTCAAACCTGAGGAGAAAATCACGGAAATGCCTGACGAACAAATCACAGAGGGGCCCGCAgagaaaattacagaaaaaccTGAGGAGCCCATAACAGAGGCTCCTGAAGAGAAACTCCCGGAAACACCTGCCGAACAGATCACCGAGGGACCTGTATCAGAAATTACCGAGAAACCTGAGGAGAAGCCAACGGAAGGCACTCCAGCTCCATCAGAATCCGTAACTGAAGGAACAGCTGGCGAGGAGAAGTCAGTTACTGAGGCTCCCGTACAGGAACAAATGCCTGAACAGCCAGAGGAGAAGCCAGTAGAACCTAAAGAGTCTGAGAAGCCCGAACAAGAAGTGCCCGTCACCGAGGCACCTGTTAAAGGTGTTTCAGCCCCAAGCATCGGAGAATACAGCCCTCCAGGAATTCCGGGAGAAGGAAATTGTCTGGTGGATGGTCACAGCTACAACAACAACTCCGCTATTCCACCTGCTAATCCTTGCCAATTGTCCTGTAGTTGTATCAGCAGCATAGTTCACTGTGAACTTGTCCGATGCGCACCACCACCTCCACACATGACCGACTGCATGCCAATCCACTCTGCCGACTCCTGTTGCCCGATGTGGGTGTGTGACACATTATCGACTGTTGGCCTCGAAGCTGAGAATCAAATGGGCGAACAACCGACTCCAACTTCTGCTGGAGTAACCGTCGAACCTTCAACTGAAACGCCTGTAAAACCAACGAGCTCAGAATCTCCTGTAGAGCAAGAGACAGTAGCACCAGTCACTGCTGAAAAGACTCCTGAAGAGCCCTCGTCCGAAGTACCGGCTAGTGAGACGCCTGAACCCCCACAGACAAGTGAACCACAGACTGCAAAACCAGAAGAACCAGCTTCTGAAGCGCCCACCCAAGCACCTGTCTCTGTAAGCATTACTCCTGAAGAAGAAACTCCATCTCCCACTTCTGCAAGTTCAGAAGCACCTGTTGAGACTACCGAGTCGGGTATCCCGGTGGAACCAGTCACTGGGGAAATTGACTCAAGAATTCAGGAACCGACACCAGCGGAGGAGCAGCAGACGAGTGCGCCTGAGGTACCGAAAGAAGAAGGAACATCGCCTGTTCCAGAAGAACCTGCGAGCTCCGAGCAACCTACAGTGGCACCAGAAGAGCAACCATCCTCTGTAGCCGCAGAAGAGCCATCCGAGGTGACTGAGCCCCACACGACTGAGCCCGGAATGTTCAGCACCGAAGGAATCGACGAATCGAACTTCACAGAATTAGCCGTTCCCGAGACTCCTAGCACTGGTCCAGCGACAGAAGTTGATCTCTCAACGATAGCCCCTGAAGAGGCCAAACCCGAAGGCGAGAAACCAGCGGAAGGAACAGAGAAACCCGTCGAGGAAACCCCAGGTCCAGTTGAGAGTAAACCAGAGGAGGAGACGCCAGTTACCGAGGAACCAACCCCTGAGGGCCAAACTGATGCAGCTTTACCAGAAGAGAGTAAAACTCCGGAGACTGAAGGACCAACCGAGGCGCCAGTGACACCTGAAGGCGAGACATCTCCTGCAGTTGAGGGAGAGACATTGAAACCTGCCGAGGAGACTCCAAGTACCGAGGGAATTCCGTCAGTTCCTGGAGAGGTTTCAGAGGAGCCTCAGAAGCCAACTGAAGCCCCTGAGACTCCAGCAGAACAACCCACGATTGCTCCAACAGTTGAGGAAGGAACGAGTGCACCGGAAATTCCAGCAGGAGAGGTTACCCCATCTGAAGAGGCTTCCGGCGTGACGACGACAAAGGGAACCACTGAACAGCCGACGTCGACTGAAGAAGAGACAGCTAAACCTGCTGGAGAAATTACAGAAACCCCAGTAGTCTCCATTGATACCACATCTCCAGTTGTTCCTGAAGAGGGTACTACTTCTGCTAAACCGGAGGAGACGTCGGTCAGCACAGAAGGAACGGCCGAAGAACAAACGACGAAGCCCGATGTTACAGAAGCTAGTGAAGTCACTTCATCACCTGCGACTGAATCAGTAACAGTTCCCGAGGGTGAAGAGAAAAAACCCGAGGAGATTCCGAGTGAAGAGAAGCCTACGGAAGCACCTAGTGGCGAAGAAAAACCTACTGAAGTTCCAAGTGAAGAAAAGAAGCCTGAAGAAGCGGTTACACCTGAAACAATTCCAACTGAAACACCATCAACACCAGAGGAAACTCcgagtgaagagaaacagccTGAAGAGGTTGCTACTGAGGGAGCGAAACCAGAAGAACCCCAAACTGATCAGCCACCTCAGGAGCAGACTGAGGAACCATCCAAGACGTCAGATACTGTAGCTCCTGTGAGTTCAGAGACCGAAGGTCCTGAAGTGACTCCAGTTCCGGAGGCTCCAGTCGAATCAACGCAAGGAGAACAAGCCACAGAGGCCGAAGTACCTCAAACTCCACAGCCAGAAAAACCCATCGAAGCGGAAACCGAACCATCACCTGTCACTGAAGCCAAACCTGAGGAGACGCCTGAGTCAACGGAAGAGCCAAGCATCAAAACTCCAGCGCCTGAGCAACAAACAACTGAGCCAGCTGTCTCCAGCGAGAAACCTGCAGCATCTGTGACAGAGACTTCACTTCCTGAAGAGACTCCGAGTGCTCCGACTGAAGAGCAGACTTCACGACCGAGCGACGAAATTCCAAGTGTCACTGAAGAAGAAATGAAACCATCAGAGGAATCTTCTACGCAAGGCACCTCCGCAGCACCAGCTGACGATGGAACGAGAGGTTCAACCGAAGTGCCAGTAGAGGAGAAACCGTCGGAGACCCCAGTTACAGAAGAGAAACCGACGGAAGGTCCTATCTCAGAAGAGAAATTGACTGAAGCCCCAATTGAGGAAGCGAAACCAACCGAGGGACCAATCACAGAGGAGAAACCAACTGAAGGTCCAATTTCAGAAGAAAAAGTGACTGAAGGCCCGGTAGTGGAAGAAAAACCGACTGATGTTTCAATTCCGGAGGAAAAACCAACTGAAGGTCCAAcggaagaggaaaaatcgactgaaaccCCGATTTCAGAGGAAAAACCAACTGAAGCTACAGCTCCGGAAGAAAAACCAACGGAAGCTCCAGCAGAAGAAGAGAAACCATCGGAGACACCAGTAGAAGAGGAAAAACCAACGGAAGGTCCGATTTCTGAAGAAAAACCAACTGAGGGTCCGATATCAGAGGAAAAGCCAACTGAGGGCCCGATTTCAGAGGAAAAGCCAACCGAGGGTCCGATTTCAGAGGAAAAGCCAACCGAGGGTCCGATTTCAGAAGAAAAACCAACTGAGGGCCCGACTTCAGAAGAAAAGCCCACTGAGGTTCCAAGCTCAGAGGAAAAACCGACCGAAGGTCCAGCATCAGAAGAAAAACCAACGGAATCTCCCGCAGATGAGGCGAAACCAACCGCAGCTCCCACGGAAGGAGAAAAGGTAACTGAGGGTCCGTCAGTTGAAGAGAAACCCACAGAAGCCCCCGTCGAGGAAGGAAAGCCAACAGAAGGTCCAGTAATAGAAGAAACAACATCTGAACTTCCTGTTGAAGAACAAAAACCCACGGAAGGATCAATAGGAGAAGAGAAATCTCCAGAGACACCAGTCGAGGAGCCCGTGACGACGCAGACGCGTCTCGGCGAGACCCCAGAACCATCCAAAGaagtctctccctctctcgaaGAGGGCACCTCGCCCTCGCCGTCTGAGGAGAGCACTCCATCCAGTTCCGAGCTCCCATCATCATCTGAAGCCCCAGCAATTCCCGAAGAATCTTCTAGCCAAACTGGCGATCTGCCCACTTCCCCTGCCGCTCCTGAGGTAGAAGAAAAACCAACGTCACCATCAGCAGAAATACCCCAAGGAGAAACAACGCCACAACCTTCTGAGACCTCCCCCAGTGGTGAAGAAATAGCAGCAACCAAAGGTCCATCAACACAGGAAACCCAGGAGCCTGAAATTGAACAGAAGCCAGTTGAACCAGAGGGAGAGCCAAGCTCGTCTCCACAACCTCCTGAGCTGCCAGAACCTGCCGATGAGGATCAGCAACAAGCCCAAGTGCCAGTCTTCCCCGACGAATCAGAAGAGCCAGATCTTCAACAAACAGTCGCCCCAATTGAACACGAGCCCAAGGAACCAACTGAACACCCACCTTATCTGCCATCAAGCACACCCCACCCATCGCACCAGTCTGAAGAGTATCCCGAGCAATCAACAGGAGTAGAGAGTCCTAATTTCCCAGTAAACGGTGGAAGTTATCTGGATCACGACGAAGACTACGGCGACGATGATCAAGTTTATGGACCTGGCACCTGTCGCTACGGTGGAAAAGTCTACGTCTCAGCTCAACAAATTCCACGAGACGATCCCTGCGATTTCTGCTTCTGCTTCCGCAGTGACATCATCTGTCTCCAACAGAGCTGTCCACCACCGATACTCGGATGCCATGAGGAGCCAATAAGTGGCTTCTGTTGTCCACGTTACGAGTGTCATGTGTCGATGGCAACGTCGCTTAATGTCACGACAACCACTACGACAACAACCACCACTTTGCCACCTCACTTCCTGTCACACGCTTACAAAGGAGCTACCAAACGAAGTGGCTGTCAAGTCAACGGACGGACGTACGCAGTTGGAGAAGTCATCACCTCAGCCTCAGGACCTTGCTTAAACTGCAGGTACGTTAATTATCGATTCGAGCATTTGATTAAATGAGTGTAGAGCCTGTAGATCCAATTCTAACGCAACGCAAAGCAAAATGCTTCCACTAATTGTTGTCCTTGAATAATTTGCAGATGCGGAAGCGATGGTAATATGAACTGCAATCCTCGTGTCTGTTCGCCTGAGCCCCTCATACGGCAAATGATCGCCGCAGCAACCGCCAAGAGGAGGAGATGAGCCAATCAACAATACCTCGACTAAAGTCGCGAATAACTCTCCTCttcaaaaatcattaaaaaaatcgaaaaattacttgatagaaatgaaaaacataAGAATGAATGTAACGTGAATATGCGTGTGTGTATAAAAGTGAATCTGAACGAATGGAGAAAATTTCGATTGATTGACGTAATTCGCGACAAGACGCAGAACACA of Diachasmimorpha longicaudata isolate KC_UGA_2023 chromosome 3, iyDiaLong2, whole genome shotgun sequence contains these proteins:
- the LOC135159940 gene encoding mucin-2-like, producing MTGLSAGLYRPGIILWLLALLTLRATHSAPVYDEDATQVAEYESSATGCYYNFQHYEEGERILTNEPCLNCTCHNRMLMCYLRVCPFTKAIGQDCTVEKRPDQCCPVITCPEVPVQLLTSTTSAPSTDSTEIGFPDTYGCSVDNKFYADGAQLPTDSNNPCELCYCIRNKTTCLMQDCTLKVSGCEPVYHPGICCPVKYNCEYDEFGAPLTQTPGLIMTTTMAPGLGAPQCFHKGRVYDDGDSILSTEPCQQCYCLRGDIACAVRECGSPMQTHGKNCTALPPPEGECCPTTYECEGFNELIVDEEQHPVTPDENEIQATQAPLPADKEGEEQKPEEIFPGADNAIPSQAEHTERTPAESVTLPEDNEVPEKEPVLPKETTEPSAVTEAEGPSTDTEQKTEAPELETKIGEGEEQTTENVQKPEEPEIVQKPEEPEDAQKPEEPEVVQKPEEPELEQKPEEPEQETTHRPTPSSTKPMIPARKDDQIPEEEFGMTPEGATGPPEEQATEAPELEQATEKPQLQTPSETPDLGQQTETPEIPVEPKPTEGPIEEDKKVPEGEEPKPVDSSVTVGEPEVTTEEAKEVEEKKPEEGTATEAAVTEGIVTKTSEAEGTSTEEPKEEVKPVDEVKPIEEEKPVEPEEKPLEMTPAPSEGETPSGEQITEGPEAETPEIPTEGPVGISVSPKLPERKAEDEESVTEIHVTEGYDKTEAESQAPDSLVTEAPGVSEPVVPVEEHKPEGEQKPEEEKPEEEQKPAEPESSQAPSTESTEASGETPTEDIQGIPSSTEAAETPTVSGEGSTESSQSTESSAEEMPTKGLEVSGETSSEETSSEIPSGTQPTSSEETSSEEAEEHPTSPSIVRQPSSAQPTELPSEISTEGTTASPTLEEQQTGQPEGVGESGEQEKTTEETPVSESIPSEETTGTSPAEEPVTVPTSGDVSDVTSAPAGEGEPVEMTGVPETSSPEAPIAEEKPEAGEEQVTELPQTPEEPTEEKTEAPETKPEEGTIQPESSISPEEPTQQSISDAEEKLTTESTVAPESVKPTEGPIAEEKPTVSDEQVTEVPSLEDKLTKGPITIETVTEGAIGEEKPTESTIAEEKPTEGPTTEEKPTEGPIVEEKPTEGPTVEEKPTEGPTIEEKPTEGSIAEEKPTEGAIVEEKPTIGPVTEEEPTEVPIVKETSTDGSLGEEKPTEVPISDEKPTEGPITEEKPTEAPLAEEKPTEGPIAEEKPTDGPITEEEPTEGPIAKDTPTEGPVAEEKPTEGSISEEKPTESPIAEERPTEGPTVEEKITEGPIVEEKPTEGPIAEEKPTEGPIAEEKPTEGPIAEEKPTEGPITEEKPTEGPVVEEKPTEGPAVEEKPTEGPVAEEKPTAGPVPEDQPTEGLPDEEKPTEGPSAGEKPTEGPIAEEKPTEAPVAEEKPTEGPLAEEKPTEVTTAEEKPTEGPIAEQEPTKSAEEPVTEGSGEPEEPEKTSEITPSPAVVSDQVTETAVPEEKPVLEEKPTPSEQPAEPSTEGPKPIEEGSVTEAPVVEEKPTEVAVPEEKPTESNEVPTGTPEEKPEEPAQTTGTEAAVPEVTEGTPSEQPIEQETSAPEQKPEEPEATPSAPAPEEPITHTPDDQTSAPHEDKTETPTEPPTKAVPEISTEPSAVTGETSELPEQKPEISTEETTDSTFGEPSSAAPEEQPKEGVSPEVVTEAAATLKPEEKITEMPDEQITEGPAEKITEKPEEPITEAPEEKLPETPAEQITEGPVSEITEKPEEKPTEGTPAPSESVTEGTAGEEKSVTEAPVQEQMPEQPEEKPVEPKESEKPEQEVPVTEAPVKGVSAPSIGEYSPPGIPGEGNCLVDGHSYNNNSAIPPANPCQLSCSCISSIVHCELVRCAPPPPHMTDCMPIHSADSCCPMWVCDTLSTVGLEAENQMGEQPTPTSAGVTVEPSTETPVKPTSSESPVEQETVAPVTAEKTPEEPSSEVPASETPEPPQTSEPQTAKPEEPASEAPTQAPVSVSITPEEETPSPTSASSEAPVETTESGIPVEPVTGEIDSRIQEPTPAEEQQTSAPEVPKEEGTSPVPEEPASSEQPTVAPEEQPSSVAAEEPSEVTEPHTTEPGMFSTEGIDESNFTELAVPETPSTGPATEVDLSTIAPEEAKPEGEKPAEGTEKPVEETPGPVESKPEEETPVTEEPTPEGQTDAALPEESKTPETEGPTEAPVTPEGETSPAVEGETLKPAEETPSTEGIPSVPGEVSEEPQKPTEAPETPAEQPTIAPTVEEGTSAPEIPAGEVTPSEEASGVTTTKGTTEQPTSTEEETAKPAGEITETPVVSIDTTSPVVPEEGTTSAKPEETSVSTEGTAEEQTTKPDVTEASEVTSSPATESVTVPEGEEKKPEEIPSEEKPTEAPSGEEKPTEVPSEEKKPEEAVTPETIPTETPSTPEETPSEEKQPEEVATEGAKPEEPQTDQPPQEQTEEPSKTSDTVAPVSSETEGPEVTPVPEAPVESTQGEQATEAEVPQTPQPEKPIEAETEPSPVTEAKPEETPESTEEPSIKTPAPEQQTTEPAVSSEKPAASVTETSLPEETPSAPTEEQTSRPSDEIPSVTEEEMKPSEESSTQGTSAAPADDGTRGSTEVPVEEKPSETPVTEEKPTEGPISEEKLTEAPIEEAKPTEGPITEEKPTEGPISEEKVTEGPVVEEKPTDVSIPEEKPTEGPTEEEKSTETPISEEKPTEATAPEEKPTEAPAEEEKPSETPVEEEKPTEGPISEEKPTEGPISEEKPTEGPISEEKPTEGPISEEKPTEGPISEEKPTEGPTSEEKPTEVPSSEEKPTEGPASEEKPTESPADEAKPTAAPTEGEKVTEGPSVEEKPTEAPVEEGKPTEGPVIEETTSELPVEEQKPTEGSIGEEKSPETPVEEPVTTQTRLGETPEPSKEVSPSLEEGTSPSPSEESTPSSSELPSSSEAPAIPEESSSQTGDLPTSPAAPEVEEKPTSPSAEIPQGETTPQPSETSPSGEEIAATKGPSTQETQEPEIEQKPVEPEGEPSSSPQPPELPEPADEDQQQAQVPVFPDESEEPDLQQTVAPIEHEPKEPTEHPPYLPSSTPHPSHQSEEYPEQSTGVESPNFPVNGGSYLDHDEDYGDDDQVYGPGTCRYGGKVYVSAQQIPRDDPCDFCFCFRSDIICLQQSCPPPILGCHEEPISGFCCPRYECHVSMATSLNVTTTTTTTTTTLPPHFLSHAYKGATKRSGCQVNGRTYAVGEVITSASGPCLNCRCGSDGNMNCNPRVCSPEPLIRQMIAAATAKRRR